A single Mangrovimonas sp. YM274 DNA region contains:
- the nadA gene encoding quinolinate synthase NadA — protein sequence MNETIDLVKKIKRLKKKKNAVILAHYYQVPEIQDIADYVGDSLGLSQKAAETDADIIVFAGVHFMAETAKILNPNKTVVLPDLNAGCSLADSCPPESFEAFIKQHPDHVVITYVNCSAEIKALSDIVCTSSNALKIVESIPKETPIIFAPDKNLGRYIMKETGRDLLLWDGSCVVHEAFSMDKLIELHKKHPDYKIIAHPESETHILDTASYIGSTAGMINFVKEHPNEKFIVATEVGILHKMQEEIPTAKLIPAPALEDNTCACSECHFMKMNTMQKLYDCLLNESPQIEVPEHIIERALLPIERMLELSK from the coding sequence ATGAATGAGACAATAGATTTAGTAAAAAAGATAAAGCGCCTAAAGAAAAAAAAGAATGCTGTAATCTTGGCACATTATTATCAGGTGCCAGAAATACAGGATATAGCCGATTATGTAGGAGACAGTTTGGGATTGTCCCAAAAAGCCGCCGAGACAGATGCCGATATTATTGTGTTTGCTGGGGTGCATTTTATGGCCGAAACAGCCAAAATATTAAACCCAAACAAAACAGTGGTATTGCCAGATTTAAATGCGGGGTGTTCCTTGGCCGATTCTTGTCCGCCCGAAAGTTTCGAAGCTTTTATTAAGCAGCATCCAGACCATGTGGTGATTACTTATGTCAACTGTTCAGCGGAAATCAAAGCTTTGAGTGACATTGTGTGTACTTCTTCAAATGCTTTGAAAATAGTGGAATCAATTCCAAAGGAAACACCAATCATTTTTGCGCCCGATAAAAATCTTGGTCGCTATATCATGAAGGAAACAGGAAGGGATTTGTTGCTTTGGGATGGTAGTTGTGTGGTACACGAAGCTTTTTCGATGGATAAGTTGATCGAGCTACATAAAAAGCATCCGGACTATAAAATTATTGCACATCCAGAATCGGAGACGCATATTTTGGATACAGCCAGTTATATCGGGTCCACCGCTGGGATGATTAATTTCGTGAAGGAGCATCCAAACGAAAAATTTATTGTGGCTACCGAAGTTGGAATTCTTCATAAAATGCAAGAGGAAATTCCAACAGCTAAGTTGATTCCTGCCCCAGCTTTGGAGGATAATACCTGCGCTTGTAGTGAATGCCATTTTATGAAAATGAATACCATGCAAAAATTGTATGATTGTTTGCTGAACGAGTCGCCACAAATTGAAGTCCCTGAGCATATTATTGAACGTGCTTTGCTACCAATAGAGCGCATGTTGGAATTGTCTAAATAA